A genomic window from Deltaproteobacteria bacterium includes:
- a CDS encoding PAS domain S-box protein has translation MSILSAIVVCVISIAIPSVYYAISVNGAQKALSIEASFLAKSIENVIQDRPELWEFANERLKEVISKSAIDNDNHEKEIRDAAGKLVTKNDFTESRPIISVSSAFFDSGRLAGSIVIRHSIRTQIIITALLGTISSLLGFLLYFGFRIYPLRKLENTFIVLQRERDKSDKTLHAIGDGVISVDHEGKILLINRVAESLVGMDTAEAAGRRLEEVYVLRQGQEKQVGKRGCILTGKGGSEHAIEEVRTPLAGIESDDGGVVIVFRDITERKRAEEALQQAHDELEQRVAERTEEIRNSEERFRLLFDSATDGILVIDIENRQFKMGNRTICTMLGYSQEEIKHLGITNLHPAENLPYVIDMFERQVRGEQVASLAIPMRRKDGSVFHADITSTQIIFGDRRYVVGYFRDVTGERILQKQVQTAQRMESVGTLAGGIAHDFNNALTGIVGFGELLRVRMAGDEQALHDLDEILRCAERASMLTRQLLTYARRQIIEPVNLSLSALVADLMKLIGKVVGEHIEVKTSLEKNVPTIHADRGQIEQVVMNLCLNAKDAMPKGGRLVVETGDVSLDEEYALRNPYMKTGRYALLTVSDTGIGMDQKTQERVFEPFFTTKGLEKGTGLGLAMVYGIVKQHGGFIHLYSEPGIGTTFKVYFPAIEARPDAVPAIRRDEIARGGTETILLAEDEEGIRALAERILTGFGYKVLVARNGEEALELFSRNKEIVLAVLDVVMPRKGGKEAFEEMYKANPKLKVIFMSGYTRDGIHDSFVLIAGMPFLQKPFGPTILARKVREVLDTQ, from the coding sequence ATGAGCATTTTGAGTGCTATTGTTGTCTGTGTTATTTCCATTGCAATACCGAGTGTGTATTACGCTATTTCAGTAAACGGAGCACAAAAGGCTCTCTCGATAGAAGCTTCCTTTCTTGCAAAATCCATCGAAAATGTCATCCAGGACAGGCCGGAACTATGGGAGTTCGCGAACGAAAGGTTGAAGGAGGTCATATCGAAATCTGCAATCGATAATGATAATCATGAAAAGGAAATTCGTGATGCGGCCGGGAAACTTGTCACCAAAAATGATTTTACGGAATCACGTCCAATAATTTCCGTGTCATCGGCATTTTTTGATTCGGGGCGACTTGCCGGTTCGATAGTAATAAGACATTCCATCCGCACACAAATAATCATAACGGCTCTATTGGGAACTATCAGTTCGCTGCTCGGCTTCCTGCTTTATTTTGGTTTCCGCATCTATCCGCTCAGAAAGCTTGAGAACACATTTATTGTTTTGCAACGGGAAAGGGACAAGTCCGATAAAACTCTCCATGCCATCGGCGACGGGGTTATTTCGGTTGACCATGAGGGGAAGATTCTATTGATAAACCGGGTAGCCGAATCGCTTGTCGGGATGGATACAGCCGAGGCGGCGGGGCGACGGTTGGAAGAAGTGTATGTGCTGCGCCAAGGTCAGGAAAAACAGGTTGGGAAAAGAGGGTGTATCCTCACCGGCAAGGGGGGCAGCGAGCACGCTATTGAAGAAGTCCGCACACCGTTGGCCGGGATCGAATCCGATGATGGCGGGGTTGTCATCGTCTTCCGCGATATCACCGAGCGCAAGCGGGCCGAGGAGGCGCTGCAACAGGCGCACGATGAACTGGAACAGCGCGTGGCGGAGCGGACGGAGGAGATCCGGAACTCGGAGGAGAGATTCCGCCTTCTTTTCGACAGCGCAACGGACGGCATCCTCGTGATCGACATAGAGAACAGGCAGTTCAAGATGGGGAACAGAACAATTTGCACGATGCTCGGATACAGCCAGGAGGAGATCAAGCACCTGGGGATCACGAACCTCCACCCGGCGGAAAACCTGCCGTACGTCATCGATATGTTCGAGCGGCAGGTCCGCGGCGAACAGGTCGCCTCGCTGGCGATACCCATGAGACGGAAAGACGGCTCCGTGTTCCACGCGGACATCACCTCGACGCAGATCATCTTCGGCGACAGGCGCTACGTGGTCGGATATTTCAGGGACGTTACCGGCGAACGGATATTGCAGAAACAGGTCCAGACGGCTCAGCGTATGGAATCGGTGGGGACTCTCGCGGGAGGCATCGCGCACGATTTCAACAACGCCCTGACGGGGATCGTCGGATTCGGGGAACTCCTGCGCGTAAGGATGGCGGGAGACGAGCAGGCGTTGCACGATCTGGACGAGATCCTGCGTTGCGCGGAACGGGCGTCGATGCTGACCAGACAACTCCTGACGTACGCCCGCCGCCAGATCATCGAGCCTGTCAACTTGAGCTTGAGCGCCCTGGTTGCGGATTTGATGAAGCTTATCGGCAAGGTGGTGGGCGAACATATCGAGGTAAAGACATCCCTGGAAAAGAATGTTCCGACCATACATGCCGATCGCGGACAGATCGAGCAGGTGGTCATGAACCTTTGCCTGAACGCCAAGGATGCGATGCCGAAAGGCGGGCGGCTCGTGGTCGAAACCGGGGACGTGTCTCTGGATGAGGAGTATGCCCTCCGGAACCCGTACATGAAGACGGGGAGGTACGCCCTGCTAACGGTTTCCGACACGGGGATCGGGATGGATCAGAAGACCCAGGAACGGGTGTTCGAGCCGTTTTTCACCACGAAGGGGCTGGAGAAGGGGACGGGCCTTGGACTTGCGATGGTGTACGGAATCGTCAAGCAGCACGGCGGATTCATCCACCTCTACAGCGAGCCGGGGATAGGGACGACATTCAAGGTGTATTTCCCCGCCATCGAGGCTCGACCGGATGCCGTCCCTGCGATACGCAGGGATGAAATCGCCCGTGGCGGGACGGAGACGATTCTTCTGGCGGAAGACGAGGAAGGCATCCGTGCGCTTGCCGAGCGTATTCTCACGGGGTTCGGATACAAGGTGCTTGTCGCCCGGAACGGGGAGGAGGCGCTCGAGCTTTTCAGTCGGAATAAAGAGATCGTTCTCGCCGTGCTGGACGTCGTGATGCCGCGGAAGGGGGGCAAGGAAGCGTTCGAGGAGATGTACAAGGCAAACCCGAAGCTCAAGGTGATCTTCATGAGCGGTTATACCAGGGACGGGATCCACGATTCGTTCGTGTTGATCGCCGGGATGCCGTTTTTGCAGAAGCCGTTCGGCCCGACAATACTGGCAAGGAAGGTAAGGGAGGTGCTGGATACGCAATGA
- a CDS encoding DUF4070 domain-containing protein, with protein sequence MKILLLYPEFPDTFWSFRHALPFIGKRSAYPPLGLLTVSAMLPPHWERKLVDLNVEELRDKDIAWADVAFLSAMLVQGPSLAQLIARCREAGLRTVVGGPVTSADNPSYEGADHVVRGEAEGIIEELVSDLEASKARRRYEAAGRADMTRVPPPDLHLARWRRYSSMPIQYSRGCPFFCEFCDVIELFGRNPRTKTADQILAELEQLHGMGWRGSVFVVDDNFVGNRQAIKALLPRIADWMRSRGNPFSLFTQASINLAEDDELLSLMRAARFNKVFIGIETPSAECNRAAGKMQNVKADLLACVRRIQENGMEVMGGFIVGFDQDSPEIFEKQIAFIREAAIPISMVGLLTALPNTRLWRRLSEEGRILRQSMGNNTEASLNFIPKMNLEALLAGYRKVLASIYSPSEYFERAQAMISRLGARPKNRLVFSDYVALFRSFVRQGIIARYRVSYWRFLGKTFFRAPRHLGLAVTLAIMGHHFFILSRRMQSKPTR encoded by the coding sequence ATGAAGATCTTGCTGCTTTATCCCGAATTCCCCGATACGTTTTGGAGCTTCCGCCATGCCCTCCCGTTCATCGGGAAACGGTCCGCCTATCCTCCCTTGGGACTGCTCACCGTTTCGGCGATGCTTCCTCCGCACTGGGAACGGAAACTGGTGGACCTCAACGTGGAGGAACTCCGCGACAAGGACATCGCCTGGGCCGACGTGGCGTTCCTGAGCGCCATGCTGGTCCAGGGGCCTTCCCTTGCGCAGTTGATCGCCCGGTGTCGGGAAGCGGGGTTGCGGACGGTGGTGGGCGGACCGGTCACGAGCGCCGACAACCCTTCGTACGAGGGTGCGGACCACGTCGTCCGGGGCGAAGCGGAAGGGATCATCGAAGAGCTTGTTTCCGACCTTGAAGCGAGCAAGGCGCGCCGCCGTTACGAGGCCGCCGGGCGGGCGGACATGACCAGGGTCCCTCCCCCTGATCTGCATCTGGCGCGGTGGCGGCGGTACAGCTCGATGCCCATCCAGTATTCCCGGGGTTGCCCGTTCTTCTGCGAGTTCTGCGACGTTATCGAGCTCTTCGGGCGAAACCCCCGCACCAAGACGGCGGATCAGATCCTTGCGGAGCTCGAACAGCTCCACGGCATGGGGTGGCGGGGGTCGGTGTTCGTCGTGGACGACAACTTCGTCGGGAACAGGCAGGCCATCAAGGCGCTGCTCCCCCGGATCGCCGATTGGATGCGCAGCCGGGGCAACCCCTTCTCCCTGTTCACCCAGGCGTCGATCAACCTGGCCGAAGACGACGAACTGCTCTCCCTGATGCGGGCGGCCCGCTTCAACAAGGTGTTCATAGGGATCGAAACCCCTTCCGCGGAATGCAACCGGGCGGCGGGCAAGATGCAGAACGTGAAGGCCGACCTCCTGGCGTGCGTGCGACGCATCCAGGAAAACGGGATGGAAGTGATGGGAGGTTTCATCGTCGGCTTCGACCAGGATTCCCCGGAGATCTTCGAGAAGCAGATCGCCTTCATCAGGGAGGCGGCCATCCCCATTTCGATGGTCGGCCTCCTGACCGCGCTTCCCAACACGCGGCTGTGGCGGCGTCTCTCCGAGGAAGGCCGGATTCTGCGGCAGAGCATGGGAAACAACACGGAGGCCTCATTGAATTTCATCCCCAAGATGAACCTCGAAGCGCTCCTCGCCGGCTACCGGAAAGTGCTGGCATCCATCTACAGCCCGTCGGAATATTTCGAGCGGGCACAGGCGATGATCTCCCGGCTGGGGGCTAGGCCGAAAAACCGCCTGGTCTTTTCGGATTACGTCGCCCTGTTCCGCTCATTCGTCCGGCAGGGGATCATCGCAAGGTACCGGGTGTCGTACTGGCGTTTCCTCGGGAAAACCTTCTTCCGCGCGCCGAGACACCTTGGGCTGGCGGTCACGCTGGCCATCATGGGGCACCACTTCTTCATCCTGTCCCGCCGCATGCAATCGAAACCGACGAGGTGA
- the thiS gene encoding sulfur carrier protein ThiS produces the protein MKLTVNGEAYEANQAESVTALLEEMGIGGRAVVVVLNDEVIPASSRSTCGLREGDCVELFRLVGGG, from the coding sequence GTGAAACTGACCGTCAACGGGGAGGCGTACGAGGCGAACCAGGCCGAATCCGTGACGGCGCTGCTGGAGGAGATGGGCATCGGCGGACGGGCGGTGGTCGTCGTCCTGAACGATGAAGTGATCCCCGCTTCCTCCCGGAGCACATGCGGGCTGCGGGAAGGCGATTGCGTGGAGCTGTTCCGGCTCGTCGGCGGCGGGTGA
- a CDS encoding thiazole synthase, with product MERQDKVQDDWIVGGHRFSSRLLMGTGKFQDAETMVGAVLASGAQIITVALRRVGRIPQEDDMLGPLQQLRGITLMPNTSGARNASEAIRAARLGRELSGSPFVKVEIHPNPHHLMPDPIETFEAARILAAEGFVVMPYMPADPVLAKRLEDVGCASLMPLGSAIGSGRGLATAEMLRLILRDARIPVIVDAGLRSPSEAAAALEMGCDAVLVNSAVAASGDPIAMAAAFAQAVEAGRNAHRAGLMPQGGGTALPTSPLTAFLSVEGP from the coding sequence ATGGAGCGGCAAGACAAGGTACAGGATGACTGGATCGTCGGGGGGCACCGGTTCTCCTCGCGGCTCCTGATGGGGACCGGCAAGTTCCAGGATGCGGAAACCATGGTGGGTGCCGTCCTGGCCTCGGGTGCGCAGATCATTACGGTGGCGCTCCGCCGCGTCGGCCGTATTCCCCAGGAAGACGACATGCTCGGTCCGCTTCAGCAACTGAGGGGGATCACCCTGATGCCGAACACCTCCGGAGCGCGGAACGCGTCGGAGGCGATCCGCGCGGCACGCCTGGGGCGGGAACTCAGCGGGAGCCCCTTCGTGAAGGTCGAGATCCACCCCAACCCGCACCATCTCATGCCGGATCCGATCGAGACGTTCGAGGCCGCGAGGATCCTCGCGGCAGAAGGGTTCGTGGTGATGCCGTACATGCCGGCCGACCCGGTCCTCGCCAAGCGACTGGAGGACGTCGGATGCGCGTCGCTGATGCCGCTGGGCTCCGCGATCGGCAGCGGGCGCGGGTTGGCCACGGCCGAGATGCTTCGGCTCATCCTTCGTGACGCCCGAATCCCCGTGATCGTCGACGCGGGTCTCCGTTCCCCCTCGGAAGCTGCCGCCGCGCTCGAGATGGGGTGCGATGCCGTCCTCGTGAACAGCGCCGTGGCGGCGTCCGGCGACCCGATCGCCATGGCCGCGGCGTTCGCGCAGGCTGTGGAAGCGGGCCGCAACGCGCACCGGGCCGGCCTCATGCCACAAGGCGGCGGCACGGCTCTGCCGACAAGCCCCCTGACGGCGTTTCTTTCCGTGGAGGGCCCGTGA
- the thiH gene encoding 2-iminoacetate synthase ThiH — protein MTPQLPAWLDPSPWLDGRGSTPSDVERALRCDEPGPQELAALLSPAAHPFIEVMAQRARALTQRHFGRTISLYAPLYLANYCTNGCAYCGFASDRAQPRRRLEPREVEKELALLKEMGFEEVLLLTGERTSHAGFDYLLECVSLAVRRFHGVGIETFPMTTREYALLAEAGCSGVTLYQETYDPRQYDRLHRWGPKKDYLDRLEAPARAMEAGMRTVGLGVLLGLSDPAFDVVCLLRHAGHLRRIHWKSGITLSFPRLRPQAGNFAAPFPVDEAWLARMVFAVRIVLPDVPLLLSTRERPKFRDGMAGLGISKMSAGSRTTVGGYGGGEPTTEGQFRISDERSVPEICAMLRNRGLQPVFKNWDRVFRDAEADGHG, from the coding sequence GTGACCCCGCAACTGCCCGCGTGGCTGGATCCTTCGCCGTGGCTCGACGGAAGGGGGTCTACGCCTTCGGACGTCGAACGGGCGCTCCGGTGCGATGAGCCCGGTCCACAGGAACTTGCCGCGCTGCTTTCTCCGGCGGCGCACCCCTTCATAGAGGTCATGGCGCAGCGCGCACGCGCCCTGACGCAACGCCACTTCGGCCGCACCATCTCCCTGTACGCGCCGCTCTACCTGGCCAACTACTGCACGAACGGCTGCGCGTACTGCGGGTTTGCTTCCGACCGGGCCCAACCCAGGCGTCGCCTCGAGCCTCGGGAGGTCGAGAAAGAACTGGCGTTGCTGAAGGAGATGGGGTTCGAGGAGGTTCTCCTGCTTACGGGGGAGCGCACCTCCCATGCCGGCTTCGACTATCTTCTCGAATGCGTGTCGCTGGCGGTGCGGCGGTTCCACGGCGTCGGGATAGAGACCTTTCCCATGACTACCCGCGAGTATGCCCTCTTGGCGGAAGCGGGCTGTTCCGGCGTGACGTTATACCAGGAGACGTACGATCCGCGTCAGTATGACCGGCTCCACCGGTGGGGCCCGAAGAAGGACTACCTGGATCGGCTGGAAGCGCCGGCCCGCGCCATGGAAGCGGGGATGCGGACCGTCGGCCTGGGGGTTCTCCTCGGCCTGTCGGATCCGGCCTTCGACGTCGTCTGCCTCCTGCGCCACGCGGGCCATCTGCGGCGGATTCACTGGAAGTCGGGGATCACACTTTCGTTCCCTCGCCTGCGGCCCCAGGCGGGGAATTTCGCGGCGCCGTTCCCCGTCGACGAGGCGTGGCTGGCGCGGATGGTGTTCGCGGTCCGGATCGTTCTCCCGGATGTCCCGCTCCTGCTCTCGACGCGGGAGCGGCCGAAATTCCGGGACGGCATGGCGGGGCTCGGCATTTCGAAGATGAGCGCGGGAAGCCGCACGACCGTCGGCGGCTACGGCGGGGGGGAGCCGACGACCGAGGGCCAGTTCCGGATCAGCGACGAGCGCAGCGTGCCGGAAATTTGCGCCATGCTGCGGAACCGGGGGCTGCAGCCGGTCTTCAAGAACTGGGATCGTGTGTTCCGGGACGCGGAGGCAGACGGGCATGGGTGA
- the thiE gene encoding thiamine phosphate synthase, whose product MGDAFGLYLVMTDPVAGYEACAAAAVRCGVRYLQLRMKEAPRDAVLETALRVREITLGSDTLFIVNDDVTIARDVDADGVHLGQRDLSLDEARRLWPVPGKRFGLSTHNERQALLASRQSPDYFGVGPVFATPTKAVPDPVLGLERMASIVRSSPVAAVVLGGIDGGNLAEVLRRGARNFCVVRAVNRRPDPEAAIRELQCIWRQVPRGNAQGIGL is encoded by the coding sequence ATGGGTGATGCGTTCGGTCTTTATCTCGTCATGACTGATCCGGTCGCCGGCTACGAGGCGTGCGCGGCGGCGGCGGTCCGATGCGGCGTACGCTATCTCCAGCTCCGGATGAAGGAGGCGCCTCGGGATGCCGTTCTCGAAACCGCCCTGCGCGTACGCGAGATCACCCTTGGCAGTGATACCCTGTTCATCGTCAACGACGACGTGACGATCGCCCGGGATGTTGACGCCGACGGGGTCCACCTCGGACAGCGCGACCTGTCCCTCGACGAGGCGCGGCGCCTGTGGCCCGTGCCGGGCAAGCGGTTCGGCCTGTCGACCCACAACGAGCGGCAGGCGCTCCTTGCATCGCGCCAGTCACCCGACTACTTCGGGGTCGGTCCGGTGTTCGCCACTCCGACCAAGGCGGTTCCTGACCCGGTCCTCGGCCTCGAACGGATGGCGTCGATCGTCCGGTCGTCCCCTGTGGCGGCGGTCGTCCTTGGCGGGATCGACGGCGGGAACCTCGCGGAGGTGCTGCGCCGCGGCGCCCGGAACTTCTGCGTCGTGAGGGCAGTCAATCGGCGACCGGATCCGGAGGCCGCGATTCGGGAACTGCAGTGCATCTGGCGACAGGTCCCGCGTGGCAATGCCCAAGGGATCGGCCTTTGA
- a CDS encoding CsbD family protein produces the protein MNEDVLKGKWNEIKGGVKEKWGKLTDDDLTMVEGRKEKLLGLLQQKYGYAKDKAEQEYKDFIARYQK, from the coding sequence ATGAATGAAGATGTTCTGAAAGGAAAGTGGAATGAGATCAAGGGGGGGGTCAAAGAGAAGTGGGGCAAACTCACCGATGACGACCTCACCATGGTGGAGGGGAGAAAAGAGAAACTCTTGGGACTTTTGCAGCAGAAATACGGATATGCCAAGGACAAAGCCGAGCAGGAATACAAGGATTTCATCGCCCGCTACCAGAAGTAG